Genomic window (Zingiber officinale cultivar Zhangliang chromosome 2B, Zo_v1.1, whole genome shotgun sequence):
TTAACCCCGTTCAAGAATGACGGATTGACTAGCTCCATCCTAGATGCTGTCTTGACTGAGCGTGTGGCTTTGCGTTAAAGGTTTACCGAGAGAACAACCGACACAACTAAATTCCAACGCGACTGACTTATTTTGCAAACTTTTCTTTCCTCTTTGATCAAAGTTAGCTTCTTGCATCACATACTGATCGGGCAGGAATTGGAATTGGAATTGATGATGCAGATTAGAAGGGTCAGCAGCTGCAAACTTTCCGCTTTCCTTCTCCATCTCCTCCTCGCTGGTTTCATCTCCCCCACCATCGAAGCCGGTAACCTCTTGATTCCAGGCCAACCTCTTTACGACGATGGAACATCTTTGATCTCCTCCGACGGCCGCTTCGAACTGGGCTTTTTCAGCCCTGCCGGCTCCGGCCGTCGCTACATCGGAATATGGTACCGccacatctcacaaacacctgtGTGGGTCGCCAACCGTTTGCGCCCGATCGATGGTGGATCAGGACGCCTTTCGCTCTCTGGGGAAGGTATGCTCGTCATCGCCAGTAATAACTCGACCACCATCTGGTCCTCGCCGACTATGACCAGACTCACGAACCCCGAGGCGACGCTCTTCGACGACGGGAACTTCGCCGTCAGGGAGGCGGGCAACGATGACCCCGATAGCTTTGCATGGCAGAGTTTCAACTTTCCGACCGACACCCTCCTCCCCGGAATGAAGCTGGGCTGGGACGTGACGTCCGGACTCAACCGCAAACTCACGTCATGGGCGAGTGCCCACGACCCGTCCCCAGGTAACCACACCTTGGGCATTGACCTGCAAGGTGAACCCCAACTGTTTCTACGGTCTGGAACCCAGCACGTTTGGCGAGGGGGGCCATGGAATGGCCTTCATTTTAGTGGTGCGCCAGATATGGACGATCCAAAACTTTTCAACGCAACGTTTGTGGTTGACCTTCACCAAGTCATCTACTCATTCAAGCTTCTCCATCCCTCGACCATCTCAGTGTTGGTCGCGAACCAATCGGGTGTCTTGCAACGTCGTGTTTGGGTCGTTGGCACAGGGGCGTGGAATGTTACTTGGTACGTGCCAACGGATTCGTGCGACGTGATGTCGATCTGCGGGGTCAAGTCCTTCTGCAGTCCCAATGCTCCGCCTCCACAGATGTGTAGATTTCTAGCAGGTTTTCTTGTAAAAAACTCAGAGTCTTGGAAGCCAGGGACTAGACCGTATGGTTGCTCGAGAAATTCTCTATCGGATTGTGGGAATGGGACTGATGGGTTCTTTCGAATCCCCGGTTCGAAACTATCAGACCACACTCCTTGGAAGGAGGCAAAACTACCGGACACATCGACCCCAGTAGTGGTGGAAAGAGAACTGAGCCAAGACCAGTACCACGAATCATGCTTGAGGAATTGCTCTTGTGCAGCCTGTGCAAGCTCTAGCCTCGATGAAAGTGAGAGCGGATGCATAATGTGGGTGGGCAATATCACCGATCTCAAATTATACAACAATACTCGTGGAGGAGAAGATTTGTATGTCAGGCTGGTGGGAAGAAAAGATTTGCATGTCAGGCTGCTGGCGGATTACCCCTCGGAACAACCTTCTCTCGGACGTGAACTGTCAGCCAGTCACGAAACACCAGCCAGTGCGGTTAGTCGCGGAGGTGAACCACCAGCCAGTCCGGTTAGTACCAGAAAACTACCAGCCAGTGCGGTTAGTCGCGGAGGTGAACCACCAGCCAGTCCGGAACCACCAGCCAGTCCGGTTAGTCGCGGAGAACTACCAGCCAGTCCGGTTAGTCGCGGAGGTGAACCACCAGCCAGTCCGGTTAGTCGTGGTTCACCACCAGCCAGTCCGGTTAGTCGTGGTTCACCACCAGCCAGTCCGGTTAGTCGCGGGGGTGAACCTCCAGGCAGTCCACTTAGTCATGGAGCTGAACAACCAGGTCACACAAATTGGGCACAAGGTAAATTCAGAAAACATAGATGGGTCTGGCATAACATACCAATGTCACCTGTGGTTCGAACTTAGCACTTGCATGGGAATCAAATCATTCTTATCCAAGTTCGTTCACTTCTGTCTATATAGACAGTGCCCCCATCCCCTCACATTATGGAGCTTACTTAGGGTCAGTGGGGTCCACCATACTAATGTGAGGGATGGGGATATTACCTGTACGGGTAGGGTGTAATTTTCCCCTTATCGGTTACCACCCACCGTAATGTTAAATTTTCCCTCTGTGGCCTACACAAGGGATGTCAATCATTTAAGGACGCTCTTAGAAAAATTTTCGTTAATGGCAATTTTACGTCATGCTAAATACTAAAAGATTTTACAaatatttgtttttaattttttttttatccgaACAGTCCAGACTTCAAATCAATCATCTGCGCGGAGTGGTCACTTAACTGCGATATATATTGGTGTTCCTGCAGCGTTGCTCATTCTCCTAGTTTGCATTGCATGCTATGTTTGCATTGCACGCCGTGTTGGCAGACGCAGGAAAAGAAGTATTATTGATACTATCTACCTTCTGATTGCTTCTTCAATGCCATGACAGATCTTTGTCATTTCATGCAGAGAACAGCGTTGTTAAAGAATTAGAAGAGAAGGACCTGAACTTGCCTTTGTTTGACTTGGACATAGTTTTAGCTGCGACAAATAATTTTGCAGAAGAGAACAAACTCGGTCAAGGTGGATTCGGGCCTGTGTACAAGGTATAACCATGACTATGTAAGAATATAAACTTAGAACACCGACAAAATAATGTGAAATATGGTGATGTACATATTTCAGGGGAAGTTGGTCGATGGACAAGAGATAGCTGTAAAAAGACTATCCAAAACATCCACACAAGGCATTCAAGAGTTCAAAAATGAAGTAGTGATAATTGCTAAGCTACAACATCAAAATCTTGTTCGCCTGCTCGGCTGTTGCATTCAAGGAGGGGAGAGGACATTAATCTATGAGTATATGCCCAAAGGAAGTTTAGATGCATTCTTGTTCGGTTAGTTGTTCTTTTCTACTCACACAATATTGTCTTTTTATATTATCATACCTATTCTCCTTCTAAAAGTTGTCTTTTATTGAAATTTAAATACAAAATGTTACCCCTTAGCCACTTTTCTCttgaaaattgtaaaattctcTTATGAAGCAAAGCGAATGTTGTTGGATTGGAAAACACGATACAATATTATAGTCGGAATAGCTCGAGGCCTCCTTTATCTCCATCATGACTCAAGACTCAAAATTATTCATAGAGATTTGAAGACCAGTAATATCCTTCTTGATAAAGATAGCATTCCTAAAATATCAGATTTTGGGTTGGCAAgaatatttggaggtgatgaacCGGAAATAAATACAAGAAGAGTAGTTGGAACATagtaagtattattttattttttattatttaaatttattataaaaatatctaattttgtCGTTAATAATGCAGTGGATACATGTCTCCTGAATATGCAATGAATGGAACTTTCTCAATAAAATCAGACGTATTTAGTTTCGGTGTATTGCTACTTGAGATCGTTAGTGGCAAAAAGAACAGAGAAGTTTATAATTCAAACTACCTGAACCTTTTAGGGCACGTAAGTTTGAAAATAATGCTATTCACATTTGAAATTTGTGCTGATTAGTAACTACAATAATTGTATTTGTAGATATGGAGCTTGTGGAAAGAAGATAAAAGCTTACAAATCGCTGATGAATCAATTGACCATTCATTTTCAGTAGCTGAGGTCATGCGGTGCATAAAGATAGGTCTTTTATGCGTTCAAGAGCGACCACAAGATAGGCCGACAATGCCCTTGGTAGTTATTATGTTGGGTAGTGACAGTCCTATACCAGAACCTAAACAACCTGGTTTTGTTGCTGCTTTAGACTCATCTTATTCTTCAATAGGAATGCAATATCCGATATCCATCAACGATGCATCCGACACAACATTAGAAGGTAGGTAAGACATGAAAAGTGGAATGTGATGTGTGGTACAATCCAAATAGACATTTATCATTAGAGCTGTTTGTTAATGCAGGTAAGACATGAAAAGTGGAATGTGATGTGTGGTACAATCCAAATAGACATTTATCATTAGAGCTGTTTGTTAATGCAGGTAAGACATGAAAAGTGGAATGTGATGTGTGGTACAATCCAAATAGACATTTATCATTAGAGCTGTTTGTCGATTGTGATATACTCGTCTAGCCATTTGGTTGTGCATGAATAATTGTATGCTGAGTGTGTCAAGTTTTGTCATGCAAGTGTGGATCAAATTCAATAACTGAGAAAATTGGCAATAAGATTTATAGAAACCTGTAATGTTTATGATAACGTTTTGTGAGAGTTAAGCAAGGATATCACTAGGTTGAAAAACTTTACACGACAATTGAgcaaagtaattaagataatgttTTATGATGCTGTTATGCATATTTGAAAGAATATTATTTACTAGACTATGAAAACTGCACCTTGTATATTTCATTAAGAGGAAGCCCCCCTTTGTAATCGTAGTGTGATGATCTTACACAGGCATATCATAGAATTAACCCAATATCTATAGCTAGTGGCACAGGATTTTGAAAATTGTGAAATTTCTAATCTTGATTATGATTCCATTTTCGCAAACCTATAtgataattgatcctgtccggaagttgagtcggatgaaggcgggccttgatGTACTGGAAGTTGACAGAAAGTCGCCACGGAGTCAGATCTACCTGGCACCCCTCGAAAAGGCTTACACGGATGGCTGACGAAGGAGGATGACCAGGACGATGACACTATCGCCCTGGGCATACTCAGACGAGCCtaccagtcgttagagaccagaaaccagggaaaaagtccccgggtcaggccctccgacgctcaagtcaggtattttttccccagaaaatacagagaaaggacgaaaagtaaagactagtgagaaatgacgagtgagcgtacctgcataagggacaaaatatccctttttatactgcaatggaAGTTTCTcggtctgacgggtgtcagggaatgtcggctgtcagactttgtctggcggtgaatgacacgtgacACCTTCTTATAGGCTGGCGATGGAATCAAAAGGGGTAATGAGCCCCGACTatgagaatattccctgacacgcTGATTGCtttctgacattctctgacaagcaGTTACGATTTCCTagcttgtttgtcctgtagtgcctggacgctgggtctgtatcctgacctgcttctaCTGTTATCGACCTGTACAACCGAGCCATATCCCGACTTGCTTCTATTTActtttatccatggcttgtacgttccgacctgctcgaccagtctgtttcccgacctaccTTCAtctattgttatccatggcttgcacgctccgacctgcccgaccggtctgtttcccgacctgccttcatctactgttatccatggcttgcacattccgacctgcccgaccgacctgtttcccgacctgccttcgtctactgttatccatggcttgcatGTTCCGACCTGCCCGACCTGCCTtcatctactgttatccatggcttgcacATTCCGATCTGCCCGACCGGTCTGTTTCCCAGCCTGCCttcgtctactgttatccatggcttgcacgTTCCGACCTGCCCGACCAGTCTGTTTCCCAACCTGCCttcgtctactgttatccatagcTTGCACGTTCCCACCTGCTCGACCGGTTTGTGTCTCGACCTGTATTTGTCtcctgttatccatggcttgcacgTTCCGACCTGTCCGACcgatctgtttcccgacctgctttcgtctactgttatccatggtttgtatgtcccgacctgcatgctGAGTCGGTATCCTGACCTGCTCTTGTATACCTGTTATCCTTGGTCAGTATGTTCCaacctgcacgttgggtctgtTCCTTTAGTTTGTTCTACACTAGGAGCCTTTTTTCCTTAGCTTGTGGGCTCAGTCCTCAACTATACCTGGCCCGCGGGCCCGGTCCTTGACCGCTATCAGGGTTGGTCCTTGTCCGGCTTATAATCTCCTCCTTTGATCGCcccgtcagctgagactttgaccctGGCCACGTAAGCTTCACTTCTGACCTCCCTGATCTCCACGTCATCTTGACTGCTGACaggccacggaggcttgacttctgacctccctgATCTCCATgtcagcttgactgctgaccggccacggaggcttgacttctgacctccctgACCTCCATGTCAGCTTGAATTCTGACCCTCTTTTGGGTCTTGACTCATAACCACATTATCTTACCGACCCCACAAACATgtgccgtatcacaagcctccccctcaagtctagtcgaaggaggctctagtccgactgactagacccctgTCCTTGTGTTTACTGACCTGGTTAACGCGTCCTCTACTGACCTGTCTTCCCTCTGTCTTCTGCAGAATTTCTGGCCATACTAGGAGATGAACGATCTCCTTCTGTGCTTAGGTTGACTCCTCAACTTCCGAGCGCACTCCCTTCCTATAAATGTTACACTGTTTTCCAAGCGTCGCCTCAAGTTCCGaggaaatcccttcaccttcttcttccttataaaAGGTTCATGTCTCCTTGAAACAACACCCGTATCTCTATCTCTTTTGTTTCCATGTGGTCCTTTTCTAACCTATGGAGCCCGCTGAGCTATCTTCCGTACGTCACCAGCTAGCCCTTAAGGAAAAAGCTCTGCGTGATATGACCCTGAGCAGGGATCTACAAACCTCCCTTCGTCGGGAAATGGAGGAGCTCTGGCAAGTGGCCAACTACAGAACTCGGGCCGAGATAGCCCTCAAGATGAAAGCTCAAGCGGATTTCCAAAGTCAAATCCATCATATCATGTATTTGAAGATAAAGCATGAGGATGAACATGGCTTTGCTGAAAGAAGAGAGCCGACTAAAGGACGAGACCATTTGCCAATTGCGACACACTCTTGAAAGTGTCCGGGAAGAACTGATCCGAGCATAGGCCCACTTAGGAGAAAAGGGTCAAGCCTGATACATTAAGGCTTGAGTTTTTAATTTAGgctagtagctaactggttagacatgtggccgtgCACCCAAGTGCTTGAGTTTTTAATTTAGGCATGCacattaaggctctgatacctcacttaaaaaaaattaacaaacttaCAATCAGTCTAActaaactcatgcttggacattaaggatttAAGCTCCCCCCTTTCCATCAAAAGTCTTAAATTGATTCTCCATCTAAAAGAAGTATTCTTataaattagctaagttttcaaaacttcaactTTATTAAGCCTTCAAAACTCTGAAACTTTTTTTTAATAGTTATTACAAAAGCTTAGTATCTAAGACTTTCTAATTTTCTTCTAAAcacactatttttgaaaaattaactaaGTACTTTCTAACATATTTACAAAATTCAGctaaaaacaaaatttttcaagagtcaactaagtttcaaaactgGCTTAAAGCTATAtttcaaaatcaaccttttaCTTAGCCTTTTAAACTCAGTTGAAAGAACTCTTTAGCTAAGAATGTTGATTAccaaaatatcattttaaaaatttgctaaaagttgcaatgctacaaaagaaatttttttttgcaaaactaaTTTTGAGCTCAATCTATGTTTAGCAAATTGATATTTCTTTAGTCTTCTCCCTTTCCttgtgaaaatttaaaattttctttcaaaaatgttcattctttttgataaatggcaaagggggagagtagaaaaaagaaattcaaaaacaaaaattttaaatgccattattaagggggagcctgacaaaATTTAAGCTTTAGCTTAACCATGCAtgcattcaaaatttattaagcatacttgcttaaattttatacatctattttacttagctttgaatttcagttgtcataatcaaaaagagggagattgttggtgcggaaagcatccgacgatcgattgttgttttgataatggtaaaagaattcaaagttaagttattttgtaatctaacatacttaattaagtGTTTCAgacaagtcctagctgcggttaggtagggagaaaatcctagggggtggtaatcctaggtcatagggggaggtggttatgcggaaagtcttggcgggtcgtgagctttaggcaaaagtcctaggggggtggtaaccctaggtggaaagtcctggtgtcgcgaactaggtgaaagactggaccagccgggaagcggaagtccagcagaaagtccggaagctccgaacgctaagcaaaagtccagtcaatctggaggatcgcactagcaacaagtaaatctcctgagtagagtaggtgaggatgcgttccccattgagggaacagtaggcgtcgggtcgacctagtgtttccgattggaaattcgaagtcagacccggacagtccgacgactgtcaagtttatctataatattatttctatgctaactttgttttgcatggtttgtgtttgggactaacacaatttgcaggaacaaaggagcaactcaaaccttggatgaacagt
Coding sequences:
- the LOC122045241 gene encoding receptor-like serine/threonine-protein kinase SD1-8 isoform X2; amino-acid sequence: MKLGWDVTSGLNRKLTSWASAHDPSPGNHTLGIDLQGEPQLFLRSGTQHVWRGGPWNGLHFSGAPDMDDPKLFNATFVVDLHQVIYSFKLLHPSTISVLVANQSGVLQRRVWVVGTGAWNVTWYVPTDSCDVMSICGVKSFCSPNAPPPQMCRFLAGFLVKNSESWKPGTRPYGCSRNSLSDCGNGTDGFFRIPGSKLSDHTPWKEAKLPDTSTPVVVERELSQDQYHESCLRNCSCAACASSSLDESESGCIMWVGNITDLKLYNNTRGGEDLYVRLVGRKDLHVRLLADYPSEQPSLGRELSASHETPASAVSRGGEPPASPVSTRKLPASAVSRGGEPPASPEPPASPVSRGELPASPVSRGGEPPASPVSRGSPPASPVSRGSPPASPVSRGGEPPGSPLSHGAEQPGHTNWAQENSVVKELEEKDLNLPLFDLDIVLAATNNFAEENKLGQGGFGPVYKGKLVDGQEIAVKRLSKTSTQGIQEFKNEVVIIAKLQHQNLVRLLGCCIQGGERTLIYEYMPKGSLDAFLFAKRMLLDWKTRYNIIVGIARGLLYLHHDSRLKIIHRDLKTSNILLDKDSIPKISDFGLARIFGGDEPEINTRRVVGTYGYMSPEYAMNGTFSIKSDVFSFGVLLLEIVSGKKNREVYNSNYLNLLGHIWSLWKEDKSLQIADESIDHSFSVAEVMRCIKIGLLCVQERPQDRPTMPLVVIMLGSDSPIPEPKQPGFVAALDSSYSSIGMQYPISINDASDTTLEGR
- the LOC122045241 gene encoding receptor-like serine/threonine-protein kinase SD1-8 isoform X1, which translates into the protein MKLGWDVTSGLNRKLTSWASAHDPSPGNHTLGIDLQGEPQLFLRSGTQHVWRGGPWNGLHFSGAPDMDDPKLFNATFVVDLHQVIYSFKLLHPSTISVLVANQSGVLQRRVWVVGTGAWNVTWYVPTDSCDVMSICGVKSFCSPNAPPPQMCRFLAGFLVKNSESWKPGTRPYGCSRNSLSDCGNGTDGFFRIPGSKLSDHTPWKEAKLPDTSTPVVVERELSQDQYHESCLRNCSCAACASSSLDESESGCIMWVGNITDLKLYNNTRGGEDLYVRLVGRKDLHVRLLADYPSEQPSLGRELSASHETPASAVSRGGEPPASPVSTRKLPASAVSRGGEPPASPEPPASPVSRGELPASPVSRGGEPPASPVSRGSPPASPVSRGSPPASPVSRGGEPPGSPLSHGAEQPGHTNWAQVQTSNQSSARSGHLTAIYIGVPAALLILLVCIACYVCIARRVGRRRKRKNSVVKELEEKDLNLPLFDLDIVLAATNNFAEENKLGQGGFGPVYKGKLVDGQEIAVKRLSKTSTQGIQEFKNEVVIIAKLQHQNLVRLLGCCIQGGERTLIYEYMPKGSLDAFLFAKRMLLDWKTRYNIIVGIARGLLYLHHDSRLKIIHRDLKTSNILLDKDSIPKISDFGLARIFGGDEPEINTRRVVGTYGYMSPEYAMNGTFSIKSDVFSFGVLLLEIVSGKKNREVYNSNYLNLLGHIWSLWKEDKSLQIADESIDHSFSVAEVMRCIKIGLLCVQERPQDRPTMPLVVIMLGSDSPIPEPKQPGFVAALDSSYSSIGMQYPISINDASDTTLEGR